In the Vitis vinifera cultivar Pinot Noir 40024 chromosome 2, ASM3070453v1 genome, one interval contains:
- the LOC104877764 gene encoding protein FAR1-RELATED SEQUENCE 5-like, whose amino-acid sequence MDYMVKQSGGHEHVGFTQKDIYNHVDAMRRSEIKDGDVETALAYLCGKAEMDSSFFYKFNIDEESRLANLFWADSIARMDYACFGDVLAFDTTYRTNAYKKPLVVLVGVNHHCQTVVFGCTLLIDESVGTYEWVLETFLDAMMNKKPISVVTDGDKTMRKAIKKVLPDTCHRLCSWHLQRNAFTNVHIKDFSSIFARCMFMRGNEEEFEKVWHEMVANLGLNENRWVIEIYGKCKRWEEAYLRGNFFGGMRTTQRCESMNAYLNRFLKICLRLYEFVQQFDRTILRIRQNEAKAEVESNNSSPVLSTKLSILENHAATVYTKESFLKFCEEMKNAELFFVVGLVSDHSMRAYTLSKFRHPNLNWEVQFCPDIVTLKCSCMMFESIGIPCCHMVVVMKVEHLEEIPQSCIMKRWTKLAKVYTRSVPVNETDNDMDRFVRYGSLSSMCNKLSYFALDTSSSFIEAKNEIQNLTARMEELYNYNLKGKKIAADGATGTNQVRDPNIVKTKENPGKVAMNVQKGR is encoded by the coding sequence ATGGACTATATGGTCAAACAATCAGGGGGACATGAGCACGTCGGTTTCACACAAAAAGATATATACAATCACGTTGATGCAATGCGTAGAAGTGAAATTAAAGATGGTGATGTAGAAACGGCATTGGCTTATTTGTGTGGAAAGGCAGAAatggattcttcatttttttataaattcaacatTGATGAAGAAAGTCGACTAGCAAATTTGTTTTGGGCTGATTCAATTGCTCGAATGGATTATGCGTGTTTTGGAGATGTCCTAGCATTTGACACAACCTATAGGACAAATGCCTATAAAAAGCCTCTAGTAGTGTTGGTCGGTGTTAATCATCACTGCCAAACTGTTGTATTTGGTTGTACATTATTAATAGATGAAAGTGTTGGGACATATGAATGGGTGTTGGAGACATTTCTTGATGCAATGATGAATAAGAAACCCATATCTGTTGTAACCGATGGGGATAAAACTATGCGTAAGGCAATTAAAAAAGTATTACCCGATACGTGTCATCGATTGTGTTCATGGCATTTGCAACGAAATGCATTCACGAATGTGCATATTAAGGACTTCTCAAGCATATTTGCAAGGTGCATGTTCATGCGTGGGAAtgaagaagaatttgaaaaggtTTGGCATGAAATGGTTGCAAATTTGGGACTTAATGAGAATCGTTGGGTGATCGAGATATATGGGAAATGTAAAAGATGGGAAGAGGCGTATTTACGTGGAAATTTCTTTGGAGGGATGAGAACCACACAAAGGTGTGAGAGTATGAATGCATATCTAAatagattcttaaaaatttgCTTGCGACTATATGAGTTTGTACAACAATTTGATAGAACCATACTGAGAATACGACAAAACGAGGCAAAGGCAGAGGTCGAGTCAAACAATTCTTCACCCGTGCTTTCAACCAAACTATCCATACTTGAAAATCATGCTGCGACGGTATACACGAAAGAATCTTTCCTTAAATTTTGTGAGGAGATGAAAAATGCAGAGTTATTCTTTGTGGTAGGTCTTGTAAGTGATCATTCAATGCGGGCATACACATTATCTAAGTTTAGACACCCGAACTTAAATTGGGAAGTACAATTTTGCCCGGATattgtaacattaaaatgctcATGCATGATGTTTGAGTCAATTGGCATTCCATGTTGCCACATGGTGGTCGTTATGAAAGTAGAGCATTTGGAAGAGATTCCTCAGTCATGTATTATGAAGAGGTGGACAAAGTTAGCAAAGGTGTATACAAGATCAGTACCAGTGAATGAGACAGATAACGACATGGATCGGTTTGTACGATATGGTTCATTGAGTTCGATGTGCAACAAGCTCTCCTACTTTGCGTTAGATACGTCATCTTCATTTATAGAGgccaaaaatgaaatacaaaatttgaCGGCGAGAATGGAGGAACTCTATAACTATaatttgaaaggaaagaaaatagcaGCAGATGGAGCGACAGGTACTAACCAAGTTCGTGATCCAAATATTGTGAAGACTAAAGAGAATCCAGGCAAAGTGGCAATGAATGTTCAAAAGGGAAGATGA